A single genomic interval of Chryseobacterium paludis harbors:
- a CDS encoding chloride channel protein — MRSILTIVRRGLKKSFDNIRNEQLKYNLLQAIPFWVGSVITGFFAVMYAKIFAWGEGLLNIIFNWHSWMIFIIAPICFVLSWWLVKEFAPNAKGSGIPQVMAAVELANPKEHTKIRSLLSLKIIFFKIISSVILVIGGGAVGREGPTIQIAGSIFRKVNEYLPEWWPKISKKNMIMTGAAAGLAAAFNTPLGGIVFAVEELSKTHINYFKTALFTAVIIAGLTAQTLAGSYLYLGYPKTHDVSLMVMFPIVLVAGVSGILASQLSVMMLKMNDWKKKNLKTDGANVFFLVACALIIASIAYFINREILGSGKEIMERVLFTKNKHEDWYVPILRMLGPALSFTSGGAGGIFAPALSAGASIGSVISGVIHLTQNETNVVILAGMVAFLTGITRAPFTSAIIVLEMTDRHSLIFHLMLAGMVSSILSILVSRHSLYDVLKVNFLTEIRNKKE; from the coding sequence ATGCGTTCCATTCTTACCATCGTCCGCAGAGGTCTCAAGAAGTCTTTTGACAATATCCGAAACGAACAATTGAAGTACAACCTGCTTCAGGCTATTCCATTTTGGGTTGGCTCAGTGATCACAGGATTTTTTGCCGTGATGTACGCTAAAATATTTGCATGGGGTGAAGGACTTTTAAATATAATTTTTAATTGGCATTCATGGATGATCTTCATTATTGCTCCAATCTGTTTTGTCTTGTCATGGTGGCTTGTTAAAGAATTTGCGCCCAATGCTAAAGGAAGTGGAATTCCACAGGTAATGGCGGCTGTAGAATTAGCCAATCCAAAGGAACACACAAAAATAAGAAGTCTGCTTAGTCTTAAAATTATCTTTTTTAAAATTATTTCCTCAGTTATATTAGTAATTGGCGGTGGTGCAGTTGGACGTGAAGGACCTACTATTCAAATTGCAGGTTCTATCTTTAGGAAAGTCAATGAATATCTTCCTGAATGGTGGCCGAAAATATCCAAAAAGAATATGATAATGACTGGCGCAGCAGCCGGACTCGCAGCCGCTTTTAACACTCCTCTTGGCGGAATTGTATTTGCTGTGGAAGAATTATCAAAGACCCACATCAACTACTTTAAAACAGCTCTTTTTACTGCTGTGATCATTGCTGGCCTAACCGCTCAAACCTTAGCCGGTTCCTATTTATACCTGGGTTATCCTAAAACACATGATGTTTCTCTTATGGTTATGTTTCCCATTGTTCTTGTAGCAGGTGTATCAGGTATTTTGGCAAGCCAGCTTTCTGTTATGATGCTCAAAATGAATGACTGGAAAAAGAAAAACCTTAAAACAGATGGAGCAAACGTATTTTTTCTTGTAGCTTGTGCACTTATCATCGCATCCATTGCCTATTTCATTAACCGAGAGATTTTAGGTTCTGGGAAAGAGATCATGGAACGGGTTCTTTTCACCAAAAATAAACATGAAGACTGGTATGTTCCCATCTTAAGAATGCTGGGGCCTGCTCTATCATTTACTTCTGGTGGTGCCGGTGGGATTTTCGCTCCTGCCCTTTCAGCTGGTGCAAGTATTGGCTCGGTCATTTCCGGAGTCATCCATCTCACCCAAAATGAAACAAACGTCGTTATCCTAGCTGGAATGGTCGCTTTTCTTACCGGAATTACAAGGGCTCCCTTTACCTCGGCCATTATTGTTCTTGAAATGACCGACAGGCACTCATTGATTTTTCATTTAATGCTGGCAGGAATGGTTTCCTCTATTCTTTCTATTTTAGTTAGCCGTCACTCGTTATACGATGTATTAAAAGTAAATTTCTTAACTGAAATAAGAAATAAGAAGGAATAA
- the rpsR gene encoding 30S ribosomal protein S18 has product MAIDEMAKQASAGGESEVKFLTPLDINTKSEKKYCRFKKFGIKHVDYKDADFLLQFVNEQGKILPRRYTGTSLKYQRKVSAAIKRARHLALMPYVADLLK; this is encoded by the coding sequence ATGGCAATAGATGAAATGGCTAAACAAGCCTCAGCTGGAGGAGAATCAGAAGTAAAATTCCTTACTCCACTTGATATCAATACAAAATCTGAAAAGAAATATTGTAGATTCAAAAAATTTGGAATTAAGCATGTAGATTATAAAGATGCTGATTTCTTATTACAGTTCGTAAACGAACAAGGTAAAATTTTACCAAGAAGATACACTGGAACTTCTTTAAAATACCAAAGAAAAGTTTCTGCTGCTATCAAAAGAGCAAGACATTTGGCTTTAATGCCTTACGTAGCTGACTTATTAAAATAA
- the rpsF gene encoding 30S ribosomal protein S6 — MNNYETVFILTPVLSDAQVEEAVKKFETLLKEKNCEIVAKENWGLKKLAYPIQLKKNGFYTLIEFKGEGTIVADLELAFKRDERVIRYLTTKLDKHAIDYAVTRRTKVKVAKA; from the coding sequence ATGAACAATTACGAAACTGTTTTCATTTTAACTCCCGTTCTATCTGACGCACAGGTGGAGGAAGCAGTAAAAAAATTTGAAACTCTTTTAAAAGAGAAAAACTGCGAAATCGTTGCTAAAGAGAACTGGGGATTAAAAAAATTAGCTTATCCGATTCAATTAAAAAAGAACGGATTCTACACTTTAATCGAGTTTAAAGGAGAAGGTACTATCGTTGCTGATTTAGAATTAGCTTTCAAACGTGACGAAAGAGTAATCCGTTACCTTACTACGAAGCTTGACAAGCATGCTATTGACTATGCTGTAACAAGAAGAACTAAAGTAAAAGTAGCTAAAGCTTAA
- the rplI gene encoding 50S ribosomal protein L9, translating into MEIILKKDVENLGLEFDTVNVKPGYARNFLLPQGIALLATPKNKATLEATLEARKEEEAKLVAAANAVVDQLKKTSITIPAKVGSGDKLFGSINNADLSAALAKAGVEVEKKYIKIPGNTIKRTGKVTAIIRLHRNVEYNFEFDVVSDAPVVAAPKKVEAPKPAAETESEEA; encoded by the coding sequence ATGGAAATTATCTTAAAAAAAGACGTAGAAAACTTAGGACTTGAGTTTGATACAGTAAATGTAAAACCAGGTTATGCTAGAAACTTTTTACTTCCTCAAGGAATTGCTCTTTTAGCTACACCAAAAAATAAAGCGACTTTAGAAGCTACTTTAGAAGCTAGAAAAGAAGAAGAAGCTAAATTAGTTGCTGCTGCTAACGCTGTAGTAGATCAATTGAAGAAAACTTCTATCACTATTCCTGCTAAAGTTGGATCTGGTGATAAATTATTCGGATCTATCAACAATGCTGACCTTTCTGCAGCTCTTGCTAAAGCTGGTGTTGAAGTAGAAAAGAAATACATCAAAATCCCTGGAAATACAATCAAGAGAACTGGTAAAGTAACTGCTATCATCAGATTACACAGAAATGTTGAATACAACTTCGAATTTGATGTTGTTTCTGACGCTCCTGTTGTAGCTGCTCCTAAAAAAGTAGAAGCTCCTAAACCTGCAGCTGA